The genome window AAATCGACACTATATAAAATGAGCTTCGCTGAGTGTAAGCCGCCAAGCCGAGTTTTGATTCCTTCATTAAGTAAACGATAGTAGTCGGCACTGCTTTCCCAACTCATACCGCCAAGTATTCCAATGGTTTTCAAAGTATCAGCCTTTACTCGGTCTCAAAATCAACAAAATGGCGGATTTCCCGAGCGCTTGAAACCCAGCTTGATATAGATTGATGGAAACTGTCATTTTCGAATTCGTGCAGGGCATCTTGGTTTTCAAATGTGGCGATGAAAACGATATCGAAGGCTTTGGCAGA of Ketobacter sp. MCCC 1A13808 contains these proteins:
- a CDS encoding Dabb family protein, whose product is MIKRVAMWRLKDKSQAHEMKEKLQSLEENVPSIHHLEVGINQSDSAKAFDIVFIATFENQDALHEFENDSFHQSISSWVSSAREIRHFVDFETE